A region of Haliotis asinina isolate JCU_RB_2024 chromosome 7, JCU_Hal_asi_v2, whole genome shotgun sequence DNA encodes the following proteins:
- the LOC137290937 gene encoding uncharacterized protein isoform X1, with translation MLEMGPQEDYIETVLTCEGDFDDPQLHSRLEKFRRSLKDLLLTDMHKLILKKVEPWNSVRVTFNIPKEAALRLKQLAQQGNAALRELGVLAVQIQGDQVVSLTIAGRNNERTELILRTAEVRSGQPAVSVFDTGLQSSDELNSPGPSNVEVTRKNIADYLRQGTSLFDTIINQSQPGPGNGVFKSPNVVATSSEPIPFRANNVISTSPGTTATVTSQTPVYNFPPGRSPTGYPASPSANYPTSPSASRSPVHQPGLKYPSPPGLPPGIPTAPSSMGSMNHVRLPPPPPYPGVSTVNNIPRPGKAVSVSSPLLVNLLQTEPLVAGFNNLPGSKMLPPQEGGPPAKKRRRPRKSKEATKASAVPSDGEVPIQSVLNPALDAATMLSNDRVESSMDSTNAGHPADPNVSLNPNQRLTPTSIAPVLGSPSQLNISPLNIENRLNPNESVGSGTQPPSEGLPLGVDSLSEPSIPNLIEEKGFVHEQPDPFPPEITAGKIINPYTGQLEPMDRSPVKSAKLSGGVTQVKNKAQRVKSASKPIRENVHDVFLNRGKKHVNKKSATVTSEDVQALAVMTGQVPVAGSGDVFGVSKRTVEREHCQPSERSPESAEVAAASAEAAAATAAATTAAAHSANVPQQIYAEAQQSSQCASTAVSVSASLSSTAMPSPTESQANVTIGMGILNSAGPSVASLASGKASSPPYPSGPLGQPLLETSAKQQAQPAQSVSRSAELHNSDSKSPLAVDSVLQCTPAASEVVLTVAQSAKASAKVDSVSLLNSPSTRTTDSNCMSASPENKMPSEGDDNSNHSGIIGDITADNPTSAGSFLDSGSGKVYNHDSGVGSSSERSDDTPSEPGDSEFRSTHPADSEELSKTQKLLDCKPESKQMTVGYVMDNDHMPQQHKDKSDSSHMPFTTEKVASLGQIKNHTNLMYGQTPSDLHPNNQVTVLQWSTKDSKPLAGHKHIPDYELLMTSRIGKLKNGPLLPDGSVHKNLDRHSSSPTKSKTVADIGNPHNSNELSYSKGLSSTDGELQTSSPPTSQPDADQVSDHPPFSADTLKTQTPPNSLSTGDITDRTSNFQCNTNSPEWLNLPGLTSQPVSSVCDTDTSDLHELSQSYAQSGRLEPHSPGGLGQCLTNIDGKCQASSPKSAAEKFFPGIADIDGMQTSARGMQLKGGHPPDGLKGSNITSKYSKRSSPVNVNMLNHIYAPGLPLPRRLTESIQRLVKPLGDLPQMRACKSPGASGSKQGPNGEKSPRAAHGARSPGASVPKSSPNGGIPTSQAALASSMPSNLPNLQQNTLSGGAVSVNCTTGMPVSASVSQTFMSVDGQSGSHMAGSVNQQSSVADRNFYSSPQQHSTPHGTYSSSSENQLFDSNAVAASQANVVDGIPPSQHPELTDSAVMSDNQQTNMADQLVPLSMSHKCNTHSGPLSQANPSYAKPVSASADDVSDLSDVKKTHSQSDLSDSAASHNSTTTEPISTSNGGSCPVPLPVNCVQSEAASTTGESQHQGESMSLADGQHLSQHSMVQSAGSSDAVGVASSAQRQLHAPIINTQPNPSDSSDVPKLSSVDGADVESVDQCPQDAEMNEGTHISKDVKEVDTALSQDATIAECSPKDTKHETQDLCSSEAANISDTPPVIEPIVSLQTETSDIPITEYKNEDNELSIDSPMGNPSSEPVEGPQDGNDQEAKPIKKVAELLIKPATNLNPSVESMRTETTAKEEDMLAEDKVSKTSDDVEGVETESKGQFSTVQPPVLQPEPESMPTRRITRKRKSTHSESDGKENDTDAAPRPDAPEITAKSIIAYQNSDAASSAKIDSAVSGPRTREARRHPHGEEKMKNTEEVNDKPASDKQQEKLGHLDKQQLSPKEGTQERKLDGTGASKEDDLSTKRGNTNRRNKSLPVAGTEKPQPYSFFDISIIRGRTRSQSAPMTENKDQKVEKEKEESPDSQKRSTRSSRQKDHPEQPVAKRRRSRDHR, from the exons ATGTTGGAGATGGGTCCGCAGGAGGACTACATCGAGACAGTGCTGACCTGTGAAGGGGACTTTGATGATCCACAGCTTCACAGTCGCCTGGAGAAGTTCCGGCGGAGCTTGAAAGATCTCCTGCTGACGG ATATGCACAAGCTTATCCTTAAGAAGGTTGAACCATGGAATAGTGTACGAGTGACTTTCAACATACCAAAAGAGGCAGCTTTAAGACTCAAGCAGCTAGCACAGCAAGGCAATGCAGCACTGCGTGAGCTTGGTGTCTTGGCTGTTCAGATTCAGGGTGATCAAGTTGTTTCTCTTACTATCGCGGGACGTAATAATGAGAGAACAGAGCTTATTCTACGCACAGCCGAGGTTAGGTCAGGGCAGccagctgtgtctgtgtttgatACTGGGTTACAAAGTTCTGATGAATTAAACTCTCCTGGACCAAGCAATGTTGAAGTGACTCgaaagaatattgctgattactTGAGGCAAGGGACCTCTTTGTTTGATACTATCATAAACCAATCGCAGCCAGGACCAGGTAATGGTGTGTTTAAATCTCCAAATGTGGTTGCAACATCGAGTGAGCCGATCCCATTCCGGGCGAACAATGTTATTAGTACATCTCCTGGTACCACGGCAACAGTCACCAGCCAAACACCAGTGTATAACTTTCCACCAGGGAGGAGCCCTACAGGATATCCAGCATCACCAAGTGCAAATTATCCAACATCTCCTAGTGCAAGCAGGAGCCCAGTCCACCAGCCAGGCCTCAAATACCCTTCTCCCCCTGGCCTTCCACCTGGAATACCGACTGCCCCATCTAGTATGGGCAGCATGAATCATGTTAGACTCCCACCTCCACCACCATACCCAGGTGTAAgcactgtgaataacatcccaaGACCAGGCAAAGCTGTGAGTGTTTCCAGCCCCTTGCTGGTGAATTTGTTGCAGACTGAACCCTTGGTGGCTGGATTTAACAACCTGCCTGGCAGCAAGATGCTGCCACCACAGGAGGGGGGTCCTCCAGCCAAGAAGAGAAGACGTCCAAGAAAGTCTAAGGAAGCTACAAAGGCTTCTGCTGTACCTTCTGATGGAGAAGTACCTATACAGAGTGTTCTGAATCCAGCTCTGGATGCAGCAACAATGCTCTCCAATGACCGTGTTGAGAGCTCAATGGACTCGACCAACGCAGGTCATCCTGCTGACCCTAATGTCTCATTGAATCCCAATCAGAGGCTTACTCCAACCTCTATAGCTCCTGTGTTGGGGAGCCCCTCTCAGTTAAACATCTCACCTCTTAACATTGAAAATAGACTAAATCCTAATGAAAGTGTTGGGTCTGGTACCCAACCACCATCCGAGGGTTTGCCTCTCGGTGTAGACTCTTTATCTGAGCCATCTATACCAAATTTAATAGAGGAGAAAGGTTTTGTTCATGAACAGCCAGATCCTTTTCCACCCGAAATTACTGCAGGAAAAATCATTAACCCTTACACAGGACAGTTAGAACCTATGGATAGGAGCCCTGTTAAAAGTGCAAAATTAAGTGGTGGTGTTACACAAGTGAAAAACAAAGCTCAACGCGTGAAATCTGCTTCTAAACCCATTCGAGAGAATGTGCATGATGTATTTCTGAACAGGGGTAAGAAGCATGTAAACAAGAAAAGTGCTACAGTTACAAGTGAGGATGTGCAGGCCCTGGCTGTCATGACGGGTCAGGTGCCTGTTGCAGGAAGTGGTGATGTGTTTGGTGTTTCTAAAAGGACAGTTGAAAGAGAGCATTGCCAACCATCTGAGAGGTCACCAGAAAGTGCAGAGGTTGCTGCAGCTAGtgcagaagcagcagcagcaacagcagcagcaacaacagcagcagcacaTAGTGCTAATGTACCACAACAGATCTATGCAGAAGCCCAGCAGTCTAGTCAGTGTGCATCCACAGCTGTCAGTGTGTCCGCATCCTTGTCCAGTACAGCAATGCCAAGCCCAACTGAGTCTCAAGCTAATGTTACAATTGGTATGGGAATATTGAACTCAGCGGGGCCTTCAGTAGCCAGTCTGGCATCTGGAAAGGCCTCCTCTCCACCATACCCAAGTGGACCTCTTGGGCAGCCTTTGTTGGAGACTTCAGCAAAGCAACAGGCCCAACCAGCACAAAGTGTGTCTCGTTCGGCAGAGCTGCATAATAGTGACAGCAAGTCCCCATTAGCTGTGGACAgtgtgttgcagtgtactccTGCAGCCAGTGAGGTTGTACTCACTGTGGCCCAAAGTGCAAAGGCTAGTGCTAAAGTTGACTCTGTTTCATTGCTCAATTCCCCTTCCACCAGAACCACAGATTCCAATTGTATGTCTGCAAGTCCAGAAAACAAGATGCCATCTGAAGGAGATGACAATTCAAACCACAGTGGCATAATAGGTGATATTACAGCTGATAACCCTACCTCCGCTGGTTCTTTCCTGGACTCAGGGTCTGGCAAAGTGTATAACCATGACTCGGGGGTTGGGAGCTCGTCTGAGCGATCTGATGACACTCCTTCTGAACCTGGGGACAGCGAGTTTCGATCGACTCACCCTGCTGACTCGGAGGAATTGTCCAAAACGCAGAAACTGTTAGACTGTAAACCTGAGTCAAAGCAGATGACTGTTGGGTATGTGATGGACAATGACCACATGCCACAACAACATAAGGACAAAAGTGACTCTTCACATATGCCATTTACAACCGAAAAAGTGGCTTCTTTAGGGCAAATCAAGAACCATACGAACCTAATGTATGGTCAAACTCCTAGCGATCTCCACCCAAACAATCAAGTTACAGTGCTGCAATGGTCAACCAAAGACTCCAAACCACTTGCTGGTCATAAACATATACCTGACTATGAACTGTTAATGACTTCTCGGATTGGTAAGTTAAAAAATGGTCCCTTGTTGCCTGATGGTTCAGTTCACAAAAACTTGGATAGGCATTCTTCATCACCTACCAAGTCAAAGACTGTTGCAGACATTGGGAATCCTCATAACTCAAATGAACTCTCCTACTCAAAAG ggCTGTCATCAACTGATGGTGAATTGCAAACCTCCAGTCCTCCAACATCCCAGCCGGATGCAgaccaagtcagtgaccacCCACCTTTCAGTGCTGACACTCTTAAGACTCAAACACCTCCAAATTCCCTTTCCACAGGAGACATCACAGATAGAACGTCCAATTTTCAGTGCAATACTAATAGCCCTGAGTGGTTGAACCTTCCTGGGCTAACCTCCCAGCCTGTAAGCAGTGTATGTGATACAGATACAAGTGATCTGCATGAGCTAAGTCAAAGTTATGCTCAGAGCGGGAGGCTAGAGCCTCACTCCCCTGGCGGGCTAGGGCAGTGTTTAACAAACATTGATGGAAAGTGTCAAGCTTCATCTCCAAAAAGTGCAGCAGAGAAATTTTTCCCAGGTATTGCTGACATTGATGGGATGCAGACAAGTGCTAGAGGCATGCAGTTAAAAGGTGGTCATCCTCCAGATGGACTAAAAGGATCCAATATCACCAGCAAGTACTCCAAAAGATCCTCTCCTGTGAATGTGAACATGCTTAACCACATATATGCACCAGGTTTGCCGCTTCCAAGACGATTGACTGAATCTATTCAGAGATTAGTTAAACCTTTGGGAGATCTACCTCAAATGCGAGCGTGTAAGTCTCCTGGTGCAAGTGGATCAAAGCAAGGACCAAATGGGGAAAAGTCCCCACGGGCTGCTCATGGTGCACGATCGCCTGGAGCGAGTGTTCCGAAAAGCAGTCCAAATGGTGGTATTCCCACAAGTCAGGCAGCATTAGCATCAAGTATGCCATCCAACTTGCCCAACCTACAGCAGAACACTTTGAGTGGAGGTGCTGTCTCAGTAAACTGTACTACTGGCATGCCAGTATCAGCATCTGTGTCACAAACTTTTATGTCCGTTGATGGGCAATCAGGATCTCATATGGCTGGCTCTGTTAACCAACAATCATCAGTAGCAGACAGGAACTTCTACTCCAGCCCCCAACAGCATTCCACACCTCACGGCACATATTCATCCTCGTCAGAAAACCAGCTGTTTGATAGTAATGCAGTAGCAGCTTCTCAAGCAAATGTTGTTGATGGCATCCCTCCTAGTCAGCATCCAGAACTGACAGACTCTGCAGTGATGTCAGATAATCAACAGACCAACATGGCTGATCAGTTAGTGCCTTTGTCTATGTCCCACAAGTGCAATACTCATAGTGGACCCTTGTCACAAGCTAATCCCTCATATGCAAAACCTGTTTCTGCTTCTGCAGATGATGTGTCTGACTTAAGTGATGTGAAGAAAACACACTCCCAATCTGATCTCAGTGACAGTGCTGCAAGCCATAATAGTACAACTACAGAACCAATCAGTACAAGTAATGGGGGCAGCTGTCCTGTCCCTCTTCCTGTGAACTGTGTCCAGTCTGAAGCAGCGTCTACTACAGGAGAATCTCAGCATCAGGGTGAAAGTATGTCCCTGGCTGATGGGCAGCATCTCTCTCAGCATTCCATGGTGCAAAGTGCGGGTAGTAGTGATGCTGTAGGTGTAGCTAGCAGTGCTCAAAGGCAGCTTCATGCGCCCATCATCAACACACAGCCAAATCCAAGTGATAGTTCAGATGTGCCAAAATTGTCATCTGTTGATGGGGCAGATGTTGAATCAGTTGATCAATGTCCACAAGATGCTGAGATGAATGAAGGGACACACATCAGCAAAGATGTCAAAGAGGTTGACACAGCCTTAAGTCAAGACGCTACCATCGCAGAGTGCTCTCCCAAGGAtaccaaacatgaaactcaagatCTATGCAGTTCAGAGGCAGCTAACATCTCTGACACTCCTCCAGTAATTGAACCAATTGTTTCACTACAGACTGAAACCTCAGACATACCCATTACAGAGTACAAGAATGAGGACAATGAATTGTCCATTGACTCACCAATGGGAAATCCTTCCAGTGAACCTGTAGAAGGACCACAGGATGGAAATGACCAAGAGGCAAAACCCATAAAAAAGGTGGCAGAATTACTTATTAAACCTGCAACAAACTTAAATCCATCAGTTGAATCAATGAGGACTGAGACAACAGCAAAAGAAGAAGACATGTTAGCAGAAGACAAAGTAAGTAAGACAAGTGATGATGTAGAGGGTGTGGAGACTGAATCCAAGGGTCAATTCAGTACTGTCCAGCCTCCAGTCTTGCAACCAGAGCCAGAGTCCATGCCAACAAGGAGAATCACAAGAAAAAGGAAGTCAACACACAGTGAAAGTGATGGCAAAGAAAATGACACAGATGCTGCTCCAAGACCAGATGCTCCTGAAATAACTGCAAAATCAATAATTGCCTATCAAAATTCAGATGCTGCATCATCAGCAAAAATAGACTCAGCTGTTTCTGGCCCCAGGACAAGGGAAGCTAGGAGGCATCCTCATGGtgaagagaagatgaagaacaCAGAGGAAGTGAATGATAAGCCTGCATCAGACAAACAGCAGGAGAAATTGGGCCATCTGGACAAACAGCAACTGTCCCCAAAGGAAGGAACTCAGGAGAGGAAACTTGATGGGACAGGTGCATCAAAGGAAGATGACTTATCTACAAAGAGGGGCAACACCAATAGAAGAAACAAAAGTTTGCCTGTTGCTGGCACTGAGAAGCCACAGCCCTACT CTTTTTTTGACATTTCAATCATCCGTGGACGAACCCGGAGCCAGTCAGCACCAATGACTGAAAACAAAGACCAGAAAGTTGAGAAGGAGAAAGAGGAATCTCCTGACTCTCAGAAAAGGTCAACAAGATCCTCACGACAAAAAG ATCACCCTGAACAACCAGTTGCCAAGCGACGCCGATCACGTGATCACAGATAG